In Phocoena sinus isolate mPhoSin1 chromosome 10, mPhoSin1.pri, whole genome shotgun sequence, a single genomic region encodes these proteins:
- the LTA4H gene encoding LOW QUALITY PROTEIN: leukotriene A-4 hydrolase (The sequence of the model RefSeq protein was modified relative to this genomic sequence to represent the inferred CDS: deleted 2 bases in 1 codon): MPEVVDTCSLASPASVCRTKHLHLRCSVDFTRRVLTGTAALTVQSQEDNLRSLILDTKDLTIEKVVIHGQEVKYALGERQSYKGSPMEISLPIALCKNQEIVIEISFETSPKSSALQWLTPEQTSGKEHPYLFSQCQAIHCRAVLPCQDTPSVKLTYSSEVSVPKELVALMSAIRDGEAPDPEDASRKIYRFSQKVPIPCYLIALVVGALESRQIGPRTLVWSEKEQVEKSAYEFSETESMLKIAEDLGGPYIWGQYDLLVLPPSFPYGGMEHPCLTFVTPTLLAGDKSLSNVIAHEISHSWTGNLVTNKTWDHFWLNEGHTVYLERHICGRLFGEKFRHFHALGGWGELQNSIKTFGETHPFTKLVVDLTNVDPDVAYSSVPYEKGFALLFYLEQLLGGPEVFLGFLKAYVEKFSYKSITTDDWKDFLYSHFKDKVDILNQVDWNAWLYSPGLPPVKPNYDMTLTNACIALSQRWITGKEDDLNLFSSADLKDFSSHQVNEFLAQMLQKAPLPLGHIKRMQEVYNFNAINNSEIRFRWLRLCIQSKWEEAIPLALKMATEQGRMKFTRPLFKDLAAFDKSHDQAIRTYQEHKACMHPRTAMLVGKDLKVD, from the exons ATTCTGGATACAAAGGACCTTACAATAGAAAAAGTGGTCATCCATGGACAAGAAGTCAAATATGCTCTTGGAGAAAGACAAAGTTACAAAGGATCACCAATGGAAATCTCTCTCCCTATTGCTCTGTGCAA AAATCAAGAAATTGTTATAGAAATTTCTTTTGAGACATCTCCAAAATCTTCTGCTCTTCAGTGGCTCACTCCTGAACAAACTTCTGGGAAGGAGCACCCCTATCTCTTTAGTCAGTGCCAG gcaATCCATTGTAGAGCAGTTCTTCCCTGCCAGGACACTCCTTCTGTGAAATTAACCTACAGTTCAGAG GTGTCTGTCCCTAAAGAACTGGTTGCACTCATGAGTGCCATTCGTGATGGAGAAGCACCTGACCCAGAAGACGCGAgcaggaagatatacagattcagCCAAAAA GTTCCGATCCCCTGCTACTTGATTGCTTTGGTTGTTGGAGCTTTAGAAAGCAG GCAGATTGGCCCAAGGACATTGGTGTGGTCTGAGAAAGAGCAGGTGGAAAAGTCTGCTTACGAATTTTCTGAG ACTGAATCTATGCTTAAAATTGCAGAAGATCTGGGAGGCCCATATATTTGGGGGCAGTATGACCTATTGGTCCTGCCGCCATCCTTCCCTTATGGCGGCATGGAACATCCTTGCCTCACTTTTGTAACTCCTACTCTGCTG gCAGGTGACAAGTCACTCTCCAAC GTTATTGCACATGAAATATCTCATAGTTGGACAGGAAACCTAGTGACCAACAAAACTTGGGATCACTTTTG gTTAAATGAAGGACATACTGTATACTTGGAACGCCACATTTGTGGACGGTTGTTCGGTGAAAAGTTCAGACATTTTCATGCTCTGGGAGGATGGGGAGAACTCCAGAACTCG ATAAAGACTTTTGGAGAGACACATCCTTTCACCAAACTTGTGGTTGATCTGACGAACGTAGACCCTGATGTGGCTTATTCTTCAGTTCCCTATGAGAAGGGCTTTGCTTTACTCTTTTACCTTGAACAGCTTCTTGGAGGACCAG AggttttcctaggattcttaaaGGCTTATGTTGAGAAATTTTCCTACAAGAGCATAACCACTGATGACTGGAAGGATTTCCTGTATTCCCACTTTAAGGATAAG GTTGATATTCTAAATCAAGTTGATTGGAACGCCTGGCTGTACTCTCCTGGACTGCCCCCTGTGAAGCCCAA CTATGATATGACTCTGACAAATGCTTGTATTGCCTTAAGTCAAAGATGGATTACT GGCAAAGAAGATGACTTAAATTTGTTCAGCTCAGCAGACCTAAAAGACTTCTCTTCTCATCAGGTGAATGAATTTTTAGCACAGATGCTCCAGAAA GCACCTCTTCCATTGGGGCACATAAAGCGAATGCAAGAGGTGTACAACTTCAATGCCATTAACAATTCTGAAATACGATTCAG ATGGTTACGACTCTGCATTCAATCGAAATGGGAGGAAGCAATTCCTTTGGCTCTAAAAATGgcgactgaacaaggaagaatgaAGTTTACACGACCCTTATTCAA ggaCCTTGCTGCCTTTGACAAATCCCACGATCAAGCCATCCGTACCTACCAAGAGCACAAGGCGTGTATGCACCCCCGT ACTGCCATGCTTGTGGGGAAAGATTTAAAAGTGGATTAA